The following coding sequences lie in one Terriglobales bacterium genomic window:
- a CDS encoding putative glycoside hydrolase: MEPRKLSLGVSHVNSFFVFLILILLGGCGFSRSQIGQTGNPAPAQAAATSATVATTGLPSGAAPFHYTVKRGESIPAVVRQFISHTSYMTGAELESALREANNKPKGNGLKPGEDLIIPGYETEPIVEHSVTVPKNFEVRAIYLTGTMAGSDHGIRIIRRWHDLGGNAVVFDIKDSDGSVNIAFDHPLAPKVKHHSIANLPKFIRFLHSENMHAIARIALFRDEHIARDYPELAVQSKRALAGTQTAPKPNKAAQDNAAAQNNVVAQTPANQNQTTPDQSTQAQATQTQAAQNESAQNQAAQATTVQKEAPQKKVAQKKPAQNKTAPQPWRENGKLVWADTSNPKVQEYNLALAKFVAGSGADEVQFDYVRFPAEGDQKDAWFAFMKSHPEWQRADVIADFLSRAYSELHPAGVLLSLDVFGVMAWQRSVDLNHTGQDIVRMAKYCDVLSPMIYPSHFFGMDGYRRPGDAPEHFISSSMQRFEKVTQGSGVVLRPWLQAFGWRTSTYSPQYIETQVKVAKNNGGVGFLFWNARNDYGRPFTAMPVMTHKMDEYFQAATKKS, from the coding sequence ATGGAGCCTCGCAAGTTATCTCTTGGTGTATCTCACGTCAATTCATTTTTTGTTTTTCTGATTCTGATTTTGCTCGGCGGATGCGGGTTTTCGCGTTCCCAAATCGGGCAAACCGGAAATCCTGCGCCGGCACAGGCAGCGGCCACCTCCGCTACGGTGGCAACCACCGGCCTTCCATCCGGAGCTGCGCCGTTCCATTACACCGTCAAGCGCGGTGAAAGCATTCCGGCAGTGGTGCGGCAATTTATTTCGCACACGTCGTATATGACAGGCGCCGAACTGGAAAGCGCCTTGCGCGAGGCCAACAACAAGCCTAAAGGAAATGGTCTGAAGCCGGGCGAAGACCTTATTATCCCCGGCTATGAGACGGAGCCGATTGTGGAGCACTCGGTTACGGTGCCGAAAAATTTTGAAGTGCGGGCCATTTACCTGACGGGAACGATGGCGGGCAGTGACCACGGCATACGCATCATCCGGCGATGGCACGATCTGGGCGGGAACGCCGTGGTCTTCGACATCAAAGACAGCGATGGTTCGGTAAATATTGCCTTCGACCATCCCCTGGCCCCCAAGGTCAAACACCATTCCATTGCCAACCTGCCTAAATTCATCCGGTTTCTGCATTCCGAAAACATGCATGCCATTGCGCGCATCGCTCTCTTCCGCGATGAACACATTGCGCGCGACTACCCGGAGCTGGCCGTGCAATCAAAGCGTGCTCTGGCAGGCACGCAGACTGCACCTAAGCCGAATAAGGCTGCGCAAGACAATGCAGCCGCGCAGAATAATGTAGTCGCGCAGACTCCAGCTAACCAGAATCAAACCACCCCGGACCAAAGCACGCAAGCTCAGGCAACCCAGACTCAGGCTGCGCAAAATGAATCCGCACAAAATCAAGCTGCGCAAGCCACGACTGTGCAGAAAGAAGCTCCGCAGAAGAAAGTTGCGCAAAAGAAACCTGCGCAGAACAAGACCGCCCCTCAGCCCTGGCGGGAGAACGGCAAATTGGTCTGGGCCGATACTTCAAATCCCAAAGTTCAGGAATATAACCTGGCGCTGGCGAAATTTGTTGCCGGCTCAGGGGCCGATGAAGTTCAATTTGACTATGTCCGCTTCCCCGCCGAAGGCGACCAGAAAGATGCTTGGTTTGCTTTCATGAAAAGCCATCCCGAGTGGCAGCGCGCCGATGTGATTGCCGATTTTCTGTCGCGCGCCTACTCAGAGCTGCATCCTGCAGGCGTGCTGCTCTCGCTCGATGTTTTTGGTGTGATGGCGTGGCAGCGCTCGGTTGACCTGAACCACACCGGCCAGGACATTGTTCGCATGGCAAAATATTGCGACGTGCTCTCGCCTATGATTTATCCTTCGCACTTCTTTGGCATGGATGGTTACAGGCGGCCGGGCGATGCGCCGGAACACTTTATCTCCAGTTCAATGCAGCGCTTCGAGAAGGTAACGCAGGGCAGCGGTGTAGTGCTGAGGCCGTGGCTGCAGGCCTTTGGCTGGCGCACCAGCACATATTCGCCACAGTACATCGAAACCCAGGTAAAAGTCGCCAAAAACAACGGCGGAGTCGGTTTCCTGTTCTGGAACGCGCGCAACGACTATGGCCGTCCCTTCACAGCCATGCCGGTGATGACCCACAAAATGGATGAGTACTTCCAGGCAGCCACCAAAAAATCATAA
- a CDS encoding diguanylate cyclase, translated as MSTDSRSGSTGASGETRLNRSTGPLRVIVADDSAVVRELLRRFMERWGYDVSLASDGSEAWDLLQYGDAPTIAILDWIMPGVEGIELCRRVRRLNRRHYTYILLLTAKNEPQHIIEGLGSGADDYICKPPDPGELEARLLVAERIVSFQERLIVAQERYRNLVENSTALICTHDLEGKILSINPAAARGLQYTVEECIGKNLRDMMIHWARPEFDLYLKEIEQKQIAKGNMAVVDSKGEKHIWYFTNRLFQEPGTAPYVLGHAQDITQTIEMQKKLHESQEARIEAERKLARCDALTGLANRRAFYERAESERKRAIRYTRPLSLAYIDLDNFKQVNDTSGHEAGDQLLVSVASVLQNNLRAEDFAARLGGDEFALLLPESGHAAAAFVITKLHRLLTSAMQEKGSPVTFSMGLVTYEVAPESAEQMVQKADELMYTVKHQGKNAIRHIRSQATS; from the coding sequence ATGTCTACTGACTCCAGGTCGGGTTCAACCGGGGCCTCGGGAGAGACACGGCTCAATCGCTCGACTGGGCCACTCCGCGTAATTGTGGCGGATGACAGCGCTGTCGTTCGGGAGCTGCTGCGGCGCTTCATGGAGAGATGGGGATACGATGTCTCGTTAGCGTCAGATGGATCTGAGGCCTGGGATCTATTGCAGTACGGCGACGCCCCCACTATCGCCATTCTCGATTGGATCATGCCCGGAGTGGAAGGCATTGAACTTTGCCGCCGGGTGCGGCGCCTCAACCGGCGCCATTACACTTACATCTTGCTGCTTACCGCCAAGAATGAACCGCAACATATCATTGAAGGTCTTGGTTCGGGGGCCGACGACTACATTTGCAAACCTCCGGACCCTGGTGAACTGGAAGCACGGCTCTTGGTGGCCGAGCGAATCGTCTCTTTTCAAGAGCGTCTTATTGTTGCCCAGGAGCGCTATCGCAACCTGGTAGAAAACAGCACAGCCCTGATTTGCACCCATGATCTGGAAGGCAAAATACTTTCCATTAACCCGGCTGCTGCCCGGGGTCTGCAGTATACGGTGGAGGAATGCATTGGAAAAAACCTTCGAGACATGATGATTCACTGGGCCAGGCCCGAATTTGACCTCTATCTGAAAGAGATCGAGCAAAAGCAGATTGCTAAAGGAAATATGGCCGTCGTGGACAGCAAAGGGGAGAAGCACATCTGGTATTTCACCAACCGCCTGTTCCAGGAACCCGGCACCGCTCCGTATGTGTTGGGCCATGCCCAGGATATTACTCAGACGATAGAGATGCAGAAGAAGCTTCATGAAAGCCAGGAGGCGCGGATCGAAGCCGAGAGGAAACTCGCGCGCTGCGACGCTCTTACCGGTTTGGCCAACCGCCGCGCCTTTTATGAAAGGGCCGAATCGGAACGAAAGCGCGCCATTCGTTATACTCGTCCTTTAAGCTTGGCCTACATTGACCTCGACAACTTCAAGCAGGTCAACGATACCAGTGGCCATGAGGCCGGCGATCAACTGCTGGTCAGCGTTGCCAGCGTCTTGCAAAACAATCTGCGCGCCGAGGATTTTGCCGCCCGGTTGGGAGGAGATGAGTTTGCGCTGCTGCTCCCCGAGTCTGGCCACGCCGCGGCTGCCTTCGTGATCACCAAGCTGCATCGCCTGCTGACCTCCGCCATGCAGGAAAAGGGCTCGCCGGTCACCTTCAGCATGGGCCTGGTGACCTATGAAGTGGCGCCCGAGAGCGCCGAGCAGATGGTGCAAAAGGCAGACGAACTCATGTACACGGTCAAACATCAAGGCAAAAACGCCATCCGCCACATCCGTAGCCAGGCTACAAGCTAA
- a CDS encoding AAA family ATPase — translation MNTALDPTRRGNDALDFEAALRRKIVGQDAAIEKVTQIYQMFLAGLTPPGRPVGNLLFLGPTGSGKTRVVEAMAEALFGDPKACIKIDCAEFQHSHEIAKLIGSPPGYLGHRETHPLLTQEALNEWHTEKLRLSLLLFDEIEKASDALWQLLLGILDKATLTLGDNRRVDLSHCIIIMTSNLGASETNELIHGAMGFAQRPALVDSKLDDKITRTAQEAARRKFSPEFMNRIDKMVVFKMLQPAHLERILEIELGMVQQRILQATGNSQFVFNCMPRVKSFLLEKGTDLKYGARHLKRAIERFIVFPLANLVATSQVKLGDYVRIDMDAEGKMAFVKEAEGAMVPVMLEKYGQEVGTPPQARAARAGAKTREFSVPNNK, via the coding sequence TTGAATACAGCGTTGGATCCCACCCGGCGCGGCAACGACGCACTAGATTTTGAAGCGGCATTGCGGCGGAAAATCGTGGGCCAGGACGCCGCCATTGAGAAGGTCACACAAATCTACCAGATGTTTCTGGCCGGCCTGACTCCCCCAGGGCGCCCCGTGGGCAATCTGTTGTTTCTGGGGCCCACCGGCTCCGGCAAAACGCGCGTGGTCGAGGCCATGGCCGAGGCGCTCTTCGGAGATCCCAAGGCCTGCATCAAGATTGATTGCGCTGAATTTCAGCACAGCCACGAGATTGCCAAGCTGATTGGCTCGCCACCGGGCTACCTCGGCCATCGCGAAACCCATCCGCTGCTGACCCAGGAGGCCCTGAACGAGTGGCACACGGAAAAACTTCGCCTCTCCCTGCTGCTGTTCGACGAGATCGAAAAGGCCAGCGACGCGCTCTGGCAGCTTCTGCTGGGGATACTGGATAAAGCCACACTCACCCTGGGTGACAACCGCCGCGTGGACCTCTCCCATTGCATCATCATCATGACCTCGAATCTCGGCGCCAGTGAGACGAACGAGCTTATCCACGGGGCCATGGGTTTTGCCCAGAGACCGGCCTTAGTGGATTCCAAGCTCGACGACAAGATCACCCGCACCGCCCAGGAGGCGGCGCGGCGCAAGTTCTCCCCTGAGTTCATGAACCGCATTGATAAGATGGTGGTCTTTAAGATGTTGCAGCCCGCGCACCTCGAGCGCATCCTCGAAATCGAGCTGGGCATGGTGCAACAGCGCATTCTGCAGGCGACGGGGAACAGCCAGTTTGTCTTTAACTGCATGCCCCGGGTGAAGAGCTTTCTGCTGGAAAAAGGCACCGACCTCAAGTACGGAGCACGCCACCTCAAGCGTGCCATTGAGCGTTTTATCGTCTTTCCACTGGCCAACCTGGTTGCTACAAGCCAGGTGAAGCTAGGCGACTATGTGCGCATTGATATGGATGCGGAAGGCAAGATGGCCTTCGTCAAAGAAGCTGAGGGGGCCATGGTTCCCGTAATGCTTGAGAAGTACGGACAGGAAGTGGGCACACCTCCGCAGGCCCGCGCTGCCCGTGCGGGGGCCAAAACCCGCGAGTTCAGCGTCCCGAATAACAAGTAG